A single genomic interval of Streptomyces sp. 1222.5 harbors:
- a CDS encoding YciI family protein encodes MFVLELTYTAPLDAVDALLPDHVAWLDEQYEKGVFLASGRKNPRDGGVILAVAGDRAGIEEIVAGDPFTVAGVCTYRVTEFIATKTAPELARHRQALD; translated from the coding sequence ATGTTCGTGCTGGAACTCACCTACACCGCGCCGCTCGACGCCGTGGACGCGCTGCTGCCCGACCACGTGGCCTGGCTGGACGAGCAGTACGAGAAGGGCGTCTTCCTGGCGTCCGGACGCAAGAACCCCCGCGACGGCGGGGTGATCCTCGCCGTCGCGGGGGACCGGGCCGGCATCGAGGAGATCGTCGCGGGCGACCCGTTCACCGTCGCCGGTGTGTGCACGTACCGCGTCACCGAGTTCATCGCCACCAAGACGGCCCCCGAACTGGCGCGCCACCGGCAGGCCCTGGACTGA
- a CDS encoding trans-acting enoyl reductase family protein: protein MSRLNRTDRPYDLVLFGATGFVGTLTAEYLAAHAPKELRWAVAGRDERKLERLRERLAGGAGVGVLRADVDEPASLRALAEHARVVATTVGPYVLHGEELVAACADAGTDYLDLTGEPEFVDLMYVRHDARARETGARLVHACGFDSVPHDLGAYFTVLQLPPDVSLTVDGYVTADAAFSGGTLASALNQIARGRPMRAAARERYQHEPRLMGRRVTAPAGPPRFVGELGAWALPLPTVDPQIVRRSARALERYGPDFRYRHHAAVRHLPVALGGVAALGAVAAAAQVPPARRWLSDRLKPGDGPSAEKRARSWFRVRFVGEGGGRRVFTEVAGGDPGYDETAKMFAEAALSLVFDDLPPTAGQVTTAQAMGDALIGRLRAAGITFRVAASR from the coding sequence ATGAGCAGGCTGAACCGGACGGATCGTCCCTACGACCTCGTGCTCTTCGGAGCCACGGGCTTCGTCGGCACGCTCACCGCGGAGTATCTCGCCGCGCACGCGCCGAAGGAGCTGCGCTGGGCGGTGGCCGGGCGCGACGAACGCAAGCTGGAACGGCTCCGGGAACGCCTGGCCGGCGGCGCCGGCGTCGGTGTTCTGCGGGCGGACGTGGACGAACCGGCCTCCCTGCGCGCCCTCGCCGAGCACGCGCGCGTGGTGGCCACGACCGTCGGGCCGTACGTGCTCCACGGCGAGGAACTGGTCGCCGCCTGCGCGGACGCCGGCACCGACTACCTGGACCTCACCGGCGAGCCGGAGTTCGTCGACCTCATGTACGTACGGCACGACGCACGCGCGCGTGAGACGGGTGCCCGCCTGGTGCACGCCTGCGGCTTCGACTCCGTGCCCCACGACCTCGGCGCGTACTTCACGGTGCTGCAACTGCCGCCGGACGTGTCGCTCACGGTGGACGGGTACGTGACCGCCGACGCGGCGTTCTCGGGCGGCACCCTGGCCTCGGCGCTGAACCAGATCGCGCGTGGCCGGCCGATGCGCGCCGCCGCACGGGAGCGGTACCAGCACGAGCCGCGGCTGATGGGCCGCCGGGTGACCGCGCCCGCGGGCCCGCCGAGGTTCGTCGGGGAGCTGGGCGCGTGGGCGCTGCCGCTGCCGACCGTCGATCCGCAGATCGTGCGGCGTTCGGCACGGGCGCTGGAGCGGTACGGCCCCGACTTCCGCTACCGGCACCACGCCGCCGTGCGGCACCTCCCCGTCGCCCTCGGCGGGGTCGCCGCCCTGGGCGCGGTGGCCGCCGCCGCCCAGGTGCCGCCCGCCCGCCGCTGGCTGTCGGACCGGCTCAAGCCCGGGGACGGGCCGAGCGCGGAGAAGCGGGCGCGGAGCTGGTTCAGGGTCCGCTTCGTCGGCGAGGGCGGCGGACGGCGCGTGTTCACGGAGGTCGCCGGCGGCGACCCGGGCTACGACGAGACGGCCAAGATGTTCGCCGAGGCGGCGCTCAGCCTGGTCTTCGACGACCTCCCGCCGACGGCCGGACAGGTCACCACGGCCCAGGCGATGGGCGACGCCCTGATCGGACGGCTGCGCGCCGCCGGCATCACCTTCCGGGTGGCGGCGAGCCGGTAG
- a CDS encoding plasmid stabilization protein, translating into MPAGSSPKRERQYEHIKKSAQDRGESTGRAEEIAARTVNKERARSGESKTASRSSTQDMSSGRRGGQRSGNREGSQGPTRDQLYNEAKQRGIEGRSHMNKDQLQRALDRKKG; encoded by the coding sequence ATGCCAGCCGGTTCCAGCCCCAAGCGCGAGCGTCAGTACGAGCACATCAAGAAGAGCGCGCAGGACCGCGGCGAGAGCACCGGGCGCGCCGAGGAGATCGCCGCGCGCACGGTCAACAAGGAACGCGCCCGCTCCGGCGAGTCCAAGACGGCCAGCCGCAGCTCGACGCAGGACATGTCGTCCGGCAGGCGCGGCGGTCAGCGGTCGGGCAACCGCGAGGGCTCGCAGGGCCCGACGCGCGACCAGCTGTACAACGAGGCCAAGCAGCGCGGCATCGAGGGCCGTTCGCACATGAACAAGGACCAGCTCCAGCGCGCGCTGGACAGGAAGAAGGGCTGA
- a CDS encoding oxidoreductase, with amino-acid sequence MRRLGSTRRRGRAGGLLAAGAACGAALAALTVPAAEAGQLGAHGSGPAGAHWAAKDSGAPQVRFRGLAAVDRNTAWLAGTGGTVLRTTDGGATWRNVSPPGASDLQFRDVEAFGARHAVALAIGEGEASRVYRTDDGGRTWTESFRNTDPKAFYDCLAFFDHRHGLAMSDPVDGRFRILSTSDGGRSWRVLPARGMPPALDGEAGFAASGQCLVTAGPRDVWLATGGGAHARVLHSADRGLTWRAADVPVPAGDPAKGVFALAFRDRRHGIAVGGDYRPDQQSPRAASVTGDGGRSWRAAATPPPAYRSGAAWLPHSRTAALAVGPTGTDLTTDGGRTWRTVDTGSYDTVDCAPDLGCWAAGEQGRVARLER; translated from the coding sequence ATGAGGCGCTTGGGAAGCACGCGACGCAGGGGACGGGCCGGCGGGCTGCTGGCGGCGGGAGCGGCCTGCGGGGCGGCGCTGGCCGCGCTGACGGTCCCGGCGGCCGAGGCCGGGCAGCTCGGAGCGCACGGCAGCGGCCCCGCGGGGGCGCACTGGGCGGCGAAGGACTCCGGTGCCCCGCAGGTCCGCTTCCGGGGGCTCGCGGCCGTCGACCGGAACACCGCCTGGCTCGCCGGGACCGGCGGCACCGTGCTGCGCACCACGGACGGCGGAGCGACCTGGCGGAACGTCTCTCCGCCGGGGGCGTCCGACCTCCAGTTCCGGGACGTGGAGGCCTTCGGCGCACGGCACGCGGTGGCGCTCGCCATCGGCGAGGGCGAGGCGTCCCGGGTGTACCGCACCGACGACGGCGGCAGGACCTGGACCGAGTCCTTCCGCAACACCGACCCGAAGGCCTTCTACGACTGCCTCGCGTTCTTCGACCACCGCCACGGACTCGCCATGAGCGACCCGGTGGACGGCCGGTTCCGCATCCTCTCCACGAGCGACGGCGGCCGCTCCTGGCGGGTGCTCCCCGCCCGGGGCATGCCACCGGCCCTCGACGGCGAGGCGGGGTTCGCGGCGAGCGGCCAGTGCCTGGTCACCGCGGGGCCGCGGGACGTCTGGCTGGCCACCGGCGGCGGCGCCCACGCGCGCGTGCTGCACTCCGCCGACCGCGGACTGACCTGGAGGGCCGCCGACGTGCCCGTACCGGCCGGCGATCCCGCCAAGGGGGTCTTCGCGCTCGCCTTCCGCGACCGCCGCCACGGCATCGCGGTCGGCGGCGACTACCGTCCCGACCAGCAGTCCCCGCGGGCCGCCTCCGTCACCGGCGACGGAGGCCGCTCCTGGCGGGCCGCCGCGACACCGCCGCCCGCCTACCGCTCCGGCGCCGCCTGGCTCCCGCACAGCCGCACTGCCGCGCTCGCCGTCGGCCCCACCGGCACGGACCTGACCACCGACGGCGGCCGCACCTGGCGGACGGTCGACACCGGCTCCTACGACACCGTGGACTGCGCGCCCGATCTCGGCTGCTGGGCGGCCGGCGAGCAGGGGAGGGTGGCCCGCCTCGAACGCTGA
- a CDS encoding isocitrate lyase/phosphoenolpyruvate mutase family protein — MTLPHPLRETALAFRALHVPGRPLVLPNAWDAASAAVVAEAGAAAVATTSAGVAWALGAADGDRLDRDRALEAVARITAAVRVPVSADIEGGYAEDPAGVADTVRAVLAAGAAGVNIEDARYDGGEALRPVAEQAARIAAVRAAADRAGVPLFVNARIDTFLRGAGGVDLTLERAAVFLAAGADGIFVPGAVDPETIKALVAGIDGPVNILLLPGAPPVAELAALGVARISAGSGLAEAAHALVRRAARELLEEGTYGFLAGGYAYGELNALFPRA, encoded by the coding sequence ATGACGCTTCCGCACCCGCTCCGTGAGACCGCCCTCGCCTTCCGGGCCCTGCACGTGCCCGGCCGGCCGCTCGTCCTGCCCAACGCCTGGGACGCGGCCAGTGCCGCCGTCGTCGCGGAGGCCGGCGCCGCGGCCGTCGCGACCACCAGCGCCGGCGTCGCCTGGGCGCTCGGTGCCGCCGACGGCGACCGGCTGGACCGGGACCGCGCGCTGGAGGCGGTCGCCCGGATCACCGCCGCCGTACGCGTCCCGGTCAGCGCCGACATCGAAGGCGGCTACGCCGAGGACCCCGCCGGGGTCGCCGACACCGTCCGGGCCGTGCTCGCCGCGGGCGCGGCCGGCGTCAACATCGAGGACGCCCGGTACGACGGTGGTGAGGCGCTGCGGCCGGTCGCCGAGCAGGCCGCCCGGATCGCCGCGGTCCGCGCCGCCGCCGACCGGGCCGGGGTGCCGCTGTTCGTCAACGCCCGGATCGACACGTTCCTGCGCGGGGCCGGGGGAGTGGACCTCACCCTGGAGCGGGCCGCCGTCTTCCTCGCCGCGGGCGCCGACGGGATCTTCGTCCCCGGGGCCGTCGACCCGGAGACGATCAAGGCACTGGTCGCGGGCATCGACGGCCCGGTCAACATCCTGCTGCTGCCCGGCGCGCCCCCGGTCGCGGAGCTGGCCGCGCTGGGCGTCGCCCGGATCAGCGCCGGCTCGGGCCTGGCCGAGGCCGCCCACGCCCTGGTCCGCCGTGCCGCGCGGGAGCTGCTGGAGGAGGGCACGTACGGGTTCCTGGCCGGCGGATACGCCTACGGGGAGCTGAACGCGCTGTTCCCGCGCGCGTAG
- a CDS encoding DJ-1/PfpI family protein, whose amino-acid sequence MADADLRSIGILLFPGVEELDAVGPWEVLSYWTRTFAGDGWQVFCFSADGEAVTCAKGLTVAAHRATARMPDLDVLLHPGGRGTRPQLADEAHLAWVRAQRRSVPLMTSVCTGSLVFAAAGLLAGRPATTHWASLDLLAELDPTIDVRAGERFVDDGDVVTSAGISAGIDMALHLVARLASPERAREVRRGIQYDPRPPV is encoded by the coding sequence ATGGCCGACGCGGATCTGCGGAGTATCGGAATCCTTCTGTTCCCGGGTGTCGAGGAGCTCGACGCCGTCGGCCCGTGGGAGGTCCTGTCGTACTGGACACGCACCTTCGCCGGGGACGGCTGGCAGGTGTTCTGCTTCTCCGCCGACGGAGAGGCCGTGACCTGTGCGAAGGGGCTCACCGTCGCGGCGCACCGGGCGACGGCCCGGATGCCGGACCTGGACGTCCTGCTGCATCCGGGCGGCCGGGGGACCCGCCCCCAGCTCGCCGACGAGGCGCACCTGGCGTGGGTCCGCGCCCAGCGCCGGTCGGTGCCCCTGATGACGAGCGTGTGCACCGGCTCGCTGGTCTTCGCGGCGGCCGGACTGCTGGCCGGGCGCCCGGCGACCACCCACTGGGCGTCGCTGGACCTGCTCGCGGAACTCGATCCGACGATCGACGTACGGGCCGGCGAGCGGTTCGTCGACGACGGTGACGTGGTCACCTCCGCGGGCATCTCCGCGGGCATCGACATGGCGCTGCACCTGGTGGCCCGGCTGGCGTCCCCCGAGCGGGCGCGTGAGGTGCGGCGCGGCATCCAGTACGACCCGCGGCCCCCGGTGTGA
- a CDS encoding endonuclease V, translated as MTTVGVPAGWPATEEEARAVQDGLRGRVVLDESGPPPGTGRVAGVDVAYDDERDLVAAAAVVLDAATLEVLAEATAVGRVSFPYVPGLLAFREIPTVRAALDALPGPPDLVVCDGYGLAHPRRFGLASHLGVLTGLPTIGVAKNPFTFTHDDPAPARGGSSPLLAGTEEVGRALRTRDGVKPVFVSVGHRVSLDNALAHTLALSPRYRLPETTRRADALCRRALREAVGPRAAGDVGDASTRRAPAS; from the coding sequence ATGACGACCGTAGGCGTACCCGCGGGCTGGCCCGCGACCGAGGAAGAGGCCCGGGCCGTACAGGACGGACTGCGGGGCCGGGTGGTGCTCGACGAGTCCGGGCCACCGCCCGGGACGGGCCGGGTCGCCGGGGTCGACGTGGCCTACGACGACGAACGCGACCTGGTCGCGGCGGCGGCGGTCGTCCTCGACGCCGCCACCCTCGAGGTCCTCGCCGAGGCGACGGCCGTGGGCCGGGTCTCCTTCCCCTACGTGCCCGGCCTCCTCGCCTTCCGGGAGATCCCCACCGTCCGGGCCGCCCTGGACGCCCTGCCGGGCCCGCCGGATCTGGTGGTGTGCGACGGCTACGGCCTCGCCCACCCGCGCCGCTTCGGCCTCGCGAGTCACCTGGGCGTGCTCACCGGCCTGCCGACCATCGGCGTCGCCAAGAACCCGTTCACCTTCACCCATGACGACCCGGCCCCGGCCCGGGGCGGCTCCAGCCCTCTGCTGGCCGGGACCGAGGAGGTCGGCCGCGCCCTGCGCACCCGGGACGGCGTCAAGCCGGTGTTCGTCTCGGTCGGTCACCGGGTGAGCCTGGACAACGCCCTCGCGCACACGCTGGCGCTGAGCCCCCGCTACCGGCTGCCGGAGACCACGCGCAGGGCGGACGCCCTGTGCCGCCGCGCCCTTCGCGAGGCGGTGGGGCCCCGGGCGGCCGGGGACGTCGGGGACGCGTCGACGCGCCGGGCGCCGGCCTCCTGA
- a CDS encoding SsgA family sporulation/cell division regulator, producing the protein MSTVIEQPVEARLVAAAPRMPSIPATLRYDRSDPFAVRMTFPAPATLEGVEVCWTFSRELLAAGLEAPEGHGDVRVRPYGYDRTVLEFHAPEGTAVVHVRSGEIRRFLESTGELVPVGREHLQLDLDHGLAELMRDAA; encoded by the coding sequence TTGTCCACCGTCATCGAGCAGCCCGTAGAGGCCCGTCTCGTCGCCGCCGCACCGCGCATGCCGAGCATCCCCGCCACGCTGCGCTACGACCGGAGCGACCCGTTCGCCGTCCGCATGACGTTCCCGGCCCCGGCCACCCTGGAGGGTGTCGAGGTGTGCTGGACCTTCTCCCGCGAGCTCCTCGCGGCCGGGCTGGAGGCCCCCGAGGGCCACGGGGACGTCCGCGTGCGGCCGTACGGCTACGACCGCACCGTCCTGGAGTTCCACGCCCCCGAGGGCACGGCGGTCGTGCACGTCCGCTCGGGCGAGATCCGGCGGTTCCTGGAGTCGACCGGCGAGCTGGTGCCGGTCGGTCGCGAACACCTCCAGCTCGACCTGGACCACGGTCTGGCCGAGCTGATGCGCGACGCCGCCTGA
- the ddaH gene encoding dimethylargininase has protein sequence MPSKKALVRRPGPRLAEGLVTHIEREKVDVGLAGEQWEAYVEALRTHGWETVEVEPADDCPDSVFVEDTVVMFRNVALITRPGAESRRAETAGVEEAVARLGCSVNWIWEPGTLDGGDVLKVGDTVYVGRGGRTNAAGVQQLRAAFEPLGARVVAVPVSKVLHLKSAVTALPDGTVIGHIPKVDRPSLFPGFLSVPEESGSHVVLLGGSKLLMASSAPRTAELLTDLGHEVITVDIGEFEKLEGCVTCLSVRMRELYA, from the coding sequence GTGCCCAGCAAGAAGGCCCTCGTCCGCCGCCCCGGCCCCCGCCTCGCCGAAGGCCTGGTGACGCACATCGAGCGGGAGAAGGTCGACGTCGGGCTCGCCGGCGAGCAGTGGGAGGCGTACGTCGAGGCGCTGCGCACCCACGGCTGGGAGACCGTCGAGGTCGAACCGGCCGACGACTGCCCGGACTCGGTGTTCGTCGAGGACACCGTCGTCATGTTCCGGAACGTGGCGCTGATCACCCGGCCGGGCGCCGAGTCCCGCCGGGCGGAGACCGCGGGTGTCGAGGAGGCGGTGGCCCGTCTCGGCTGCTCGGTGAACTGGATCTGGGAGCCGGGCACCCTGGACGGCGGCGACGTCCTGAAGGTCGGCGACACCGTGTACGTCGGCCGGGGCGGGCGCACCAACGCGGCCGGCGTGCAGCAGTTGCGGGCGGCCTTCGAGCCGCTCGGCGCGCGCGTGGTGGCCGTACCGGTGAGCAAGGTGCTGCACCTGAAGTCGGCGGTGACCGCGCTGCCGGACGGCACGGTGATCGGGCACATCCCGAAGGTGGACCGGCCCTCGCTGTTCCCCGGCTTCCTGTCGGTGCCGGAGGAGTCCGGCTCGCACGTCGTGCTGCTCGGCGGCAGCAAGCTGCTGATGGCGTCGAGCGCCCCCAGGACGGCGGAGCTGCTGACCGACCTCGGACACGAGGTGATCACGGTGGACATCGGCGAGTTCGAGAAGCTGGAGGGTTGTGTGACCTGTCTCTCG
- a CDS encoding ABC-F family ATP-binding cassette domain-containing protein produces MSASLTCTSLSFAWPDGTAVFDGLDVAFGPGRTGLVGVNGSGKSTLLKLLAGELAPADGTVKVTGEVGYLPQNVTLDTALRVDQALGIAERRAALHAIEAGDAAEEHFETLGDDWDVEERALVTLGELGLGDIGLDRTVGEVSGGESVLLRLAALLLRRPDVLLLDEPTNNLDLYARRRLYQAVTAWPGVLVVVSHDRELLDLVDQIADLRAGAVTWYGGNFSAYEDALAVEQEAAERMVRVAEADVRKQKRELSDAQVKLARRKRYGQKMYESKREPKIVMGARKRAAQESAGKHRIMHEERLAEARERLDEAVDAVRDDDEIRVELPYTAVPPGRQVLTLEKLELAYGARVEGILDLRGPERIAVVGRNGAGKTTLLRTVAGELAPVAGEALVHVPLRFLPQRLDVLDGELTVAENVARFAPGATNNRIRARLARFLFRGARADQRAATLSGGERFRAALAALMLAEPAPQLLLLDEPTNNLDMASVRQLTSALESYEGALLVASHDLPFLESIGITRWLLMEEGTLREVTEEEMGDPA; encoded by the coding sequence ATGTCTGCTTCCCTCACCTGCACGTCCCTGTCCTTCGCCTGGCCCGACGGCACCGCCGTCTTCGACGGCCTCGACGTCGCCTTCGGCCCCGGCCGTACCGGGCTCGTCGGCGTCAACGGATCGGGGAAGTCCACCCTGTTGAAACTGCTGGCCGGTGAGCTCGCGCCGGCCGACGGCACCGTCAAGGTGACCGGCGAGGTCGGCTACCTCCCGCAGAACGTCACCCTCGACACCGCGCTCCGGGTCGACCAGGCCCTCGGCATCGCCGAACGGCGGGCCGCGCTGCACGCCATCGAGGCGGGCGACGCCGCCGAGGAGCACTTCGAGACCCTCGGCGACGACTGGGACGTCGAGGAACGCGCCCTGGTCACCCTCGGCGAACTCGGCCTCGGCGACATCGGCCTCGACCGCACCGTCGGCGAGGTCTCCGGCGGCGAGTCGGTGCTGCTGCGGCTCGCCGCGCTGCTGCTGCGGCGGCCGGACGTCCTGCTGCTGGACGAGCCCACCAACAACCTCGACCTGTACGCGCGCCGCCGGCTGTACCAGGCCGTCACCGCCTGGCCGGGCGTGCTGGTCGTGGTCAGCCACGACCGGGAACTGCTCGACCTGGTCGACCAGATCGCGGATCTGCGCGCCGGGGCCGTCACCTGGTACGGCGGCAACTTCTCGGCCTATGAGGACGCCCTCGCCGTCGAACAGGAGGCCGCCGAGCGGATGGTGCGCGTCGCCGAGGCCGATGTGCGCAAGCAGAAGCGCGAACTGAGCGACGCCCAGGTCAAACTGGCCCGGCGGAAGCGCTACGGGCAGAAGATGTACGAGTCCAAGCGCGAGCCGAAGATCGTCATGGGGGCGCGCAAACGCGCGGCCCAGGAGTCCGCCGGCAAGCACCGCATCATGCACGAGGAGCGGCTCGCCGAGGCCCGGGAGCGGCTGGACGAGGCGGTGGACGCCGTGCGGGACGACGACGAGATCCGCGTCGAGCTGCCGTACACCGCCGTGCCGCCCGGCCGGCAGGTCCTCACCCTGGAGAAGCTGGAACTGGCGTACGGGGCGCGCGTCGAGGGCATCCTCGATCTGCGGGGCCCGGAGCGGATCGCCGTGGTCGGCCGCAACGGCGCGGGCAAGACGACGCTGCTGCGGACGGTCGCCGGGGAACTGGCGCCGGTGGCCGGCGAGGCGCTGGTACACGTCCCGCTGCGGTTTCTGCCCCAGCGGCTCGACGTGCTGGACGGCGAGCTGACGGTCGCGGAGAACGTGGCCCGGTTCGCGCCGGGCGCCACCAACAACCGGATCCGGGCGCGGCTGGCCCGCTTCCTGTTCCGCGGTGCCAGGGCCGACCAGCGGGCGGCGACCCTGTCGGGCGGTGAGCGGTTCCGGGCGGCCCTCGCCGCACTGATGCTCGCCGAGCCCGCGCCCCAGCTGCTGCTGCTCGACGAGCCGACCAACAACCTCGACATGGCCAGCGTCCGCCAGCTGACGTCGGCCCTGGAGAGTTATGAGGGCGCCCTCCTCGTGGCCAGCCATGACCTGCCGTTCCTCGAGTCGATCGGCATCACCCGCTGGCTGCTGATGGAGGAAGGGACCCTGAGGGAGGTGACGGAGGAGGAGATGGGGGACCCCGCGTGA